From a region of the Desulfovibrio sp. genome:
- the amrA gene encoding AmmeMemoRadiSam system protein A, giving the protein MSTSFVVPEAERKFLAHQARMSIEAGLAGKNVAEVPQPPVEKFAQGSPLFRTLGAFVTLHISGNLRGCIGNIIGREPLYATVWHMAQAAAFADPRFPALSLSEWPRVNLDISVLDELTVCPNPQAVEVGRHGLVLQYAGRSGVFLPQVPVEQGWDRLAYLDNLCLKAGLPPGTWQQPGAQLFWYEAVVFKVAEQ; this is encoded by the coding sequence ATGAGCACATCATTCGTTGTACCAGAGGCTGAAAGAAAGTTTCTTGCCCATCAGGCGCGCATGTCCATTGAGGCGGGCCTTGCGGGCAAAAACGTTGCAGAAGTGCCCCAGCCTCCAGTAGAGAAATTTGCGCAGGGCAGCCCCCTGTTTCGTACCTTGGGGGCGTTTGTGACCCTGCATATCAGCGGTAACCTGCGCGGCTGTATTGGTAACATTATCGGGCGCGAACCGTTGTATGCAACCGTGTGGCACATGGCGCAGGCGGCAGCATTTGCAGACCCGCGCTTTCCGGCGTTGAGCCTCTCGGAATGGCCGCGCGTCAACCTGGATATATCGGTGCTGGATGAGCTTACGGTGTGTCCCAATCCGCAAGCGGTGGAAGTGGGGCGACATGGTCTGGTGCTGCAATATGCGGGGCGCAGCGGCGTTTTTCTGCCACAGGTTCCTGTGGAGCAGGGCTGGGACCGGCTGGCCTATCTGGACAACCTGTGCCTCAAGGCCGGGCTGCCCCCCGGAACGTGGCAACAGCCTGGTGCTCAACTTTTCTGGTATGAGGCTGTGGTGTTCAAGGTCGCAGAGCAATAA
- a CDS encoding helix-hairpin-helix domain-containing protein, which yields MSTTPEARTLSALRSVGPATLEDLRLLGVADVPALASRDPQALYNDLCRIKGQAVDICCLDVFCCAVAQARNPQLPAEQCDWFWWSRQRKAATSLTNKSKTRP from the coding sequence GTGAGCACTACTCCGGAGGCCCGGACACTGAGCGCCCTGCGCTCGGTTGGCCCGGCAACCCTTGAAGATCTGCGCTTGCTCGGTGTTGCGGATGTGCCTGCCCTGGCCAGCCGCGACCCGCAGGCCCTGTACAACGACCTGTGCCGCATCAAGGGGCAGGCCGTGGATATCTGCTGCCTGGACGTTTTCTGCTGCGCCGTGGCACAGGCCCGGAATCCGCAGCTGCCAGCAGAACAGTGCGACTGGTTCTGGTGGTCACGCCAGCGAAAGGCGGCCACAAGCCTCACCAACAAGAGCAAAACGCGCCCATGA
- a CDS encoding ATP-dependent RecD-like DNA helicase yields MNNLPLLQDPESVELTGTVERVVFHNEENGYTVLRLLPASVNSGGGKAGLTRPRDPVSCIGHMVNPQAGVQLKIAGRWVNNPKFGRQIEFQNAEEMLPATSEGIRLYLASGLIKGVGEEMAGRIVEAFGTDTIRILDEEPERLLKVRGVGSKSLDRIRTSWAEHRGMRDLLLFLQPHGITPAYAVRIYRAYGSEALSIVRENPYRLAMDIHGIGFVTADAAATKLGFAHDHPLRIQAGTLYVLQKATDDGNVYLPQAQLIEAVCAQLGVDEGLVDDALAALETDERIVREELDMPDAAGEMGVYMRRYHHCESKTAFYIQRLLRSPKSVRFEKPDALVDKVVSELNISLAPEQLEAVRTAARSKVMVLTGGPGTGKTTIINAIIKLFGEVRARILLAAPTGRAAKRMSETSGRESRTIHRLLEYSPKEDGFARNEDNPLACGLLVVDEASMMDTLLFYHLLKAVPLGATLVLVGDVHQLPSVGPGNVLSDIITSGVVPVVELTEIFRQSAESEIICNAHLINRGEIPSLESSKDRLSDFYFIHQNDAEKAAELIVDLVRNHIPRRFNLDPVDDIQVLTPMHKGAVGAGRMNASLQEALNPHGIEVRRGDRCFRLHDKVMQIRNNYDKDVFNGDMGRISFMDVRERTLSITFDERVVPYDFDELDEIAPAYAISIHKSQGSEYPAVVIPVMMQHYVLLQRNLIYTGVTRGKKLVILVGESRALHMAVKNNKTRKRFTRLAQRLAPVE; encoded by the coding sequence ATGAACAACCTGCCCCTTTTGCAAGATCCGGAATCCGTAGAGCTTACCGGCACTGTCGAGCGCGTTGTCTTCCATAACGAAGAAAACGGCTACACCGTGCTGCGCCTTTTGCCCGCCAGCGTTAACAGCGGCGGCGGCAAAGCTGGCCTGACGCGCCCGCGCGATCCGGTTTCGTGCATCGGTCACATGGTCAACCCGCAGGCGGGCGTGCAGCTCAAGATTGCTGGCCGCTGGGTCAACAACCCCAAATTTGGCCGCCAGATTGAGTTTCAGAACGCGGAAGAAATGTTACCAGCCACCAGCGAGGGCATTCGCCTTTATCTCGCCTCTGGCCTTATCAAGGGCGTTGGCGAGGAAATGGCCGGGCGTATCGTAGAGGCCTTTGGCACAGACACCATCCGTATTCTCGACGAAGAACCCGAGCGTCTGCTCAAGGTGCGCGGTGTGGGCAGCAAAAGCCTTGACCGCATACGCACCTCCTGGGCAGAGCACCGGGGCATGCGCGACCTGCTGCTCTTTCTGCAGCCCCACGGCATTACCCCTGCTTACGCGGTGCGCATCTACCGCGCCTACGGTTCGGAAGCCCTCTCCATTGTGCGCGAAAATCCCTATCGCCTCGCCATGGACATCCACGGTATCGGTTTTGTCACTGCTGATGCCGCCGCCACCAAGCTGGGTTTTGCCCACGACCACCCACTGCGCATTCAGGCGGGCACGCTCTATGTGCTGCAAAAGGCCACGGACGATGGCAACGTCTATCTGCCGCAGGCCCAGCTGATCGAGGCTGTCTGCGCCCAACTGGGTGTGGATGAAGGCCTTGTGGATGACGCGCTTGCCGCCCTTGAAACAGACGAACGCATTGTGCGCGAAGAACTGGACATGCCCGACGCCGCTGGCGAAATGGGCGTGTACATGCGACGCTACCACCACTGCGAATCCAAAACCGCCTTCTACATTCAACGGCTTTTGCGCTCGCCCAAATCCGTGCGTTTTGAAAAGCCCGACGCCCTGGTGGACAAGGTGGTGAGTGAACTCAACATTTCGCTTGCGCCAGAGCAGCTTGAAGCCGTACGCACCGCAGCCCGCAGCAAGGTAATGGTGCTCACCGGCGGCCCCGGCACAGGCAAGACCACCATCATCAACGCCATTATCAAGCTGTTTGGCGAAGTACGCGCCCGCATTCTGCTGGCAGCGCCCACTGGCCGCGCTGCCAAGCGCATGTCTGAAACCTCGGGCCGCGAATCTCGCACCATCCACCGCCTGCTTGAATACAGCCCCAAGGAAGACGGCTTTGCCCGCAACGAGGACAACCCCCTCGCCTGCGGCCTTCTGGTGGTGGACGAAGCCTCCATGATGGACACCCTGCTCTTCTACCACCTGCTCAAGGCCGTGCCGCTGGGCGCAACCCTTGTGCTGGTGGGCGACGTGCACCAGCTGCCCTCCGTCGGCCCCGGCAACGTGCTTTCGGATATCATTACTTCTGGCGTGGTTCCCGTGGTTGAGCTGACCGAAATTTTCCGCCAGTCTGCCGAGAGCGAAATCATCTGCAACGCCCACCTCATCAACCGGGGCGAGATTCCCTCGCTGGAATCGAGCAAGGACAGGCTCTCTGACTTTTACTTTATCCACCAGAACGACGCCGAAAAGGCCGCCGAGCTTATTGTTGATCTCGTGCGCAATCACATACCCCGGCGCTTCAATCTTGACCCGGTGGATGACATCCAGGTGCTCACGCCCATGCACAAGGGCGCTGTGGGCGCCGGTCGCATGAACGCCAGCCTGCAGGAAGCCCTGAACCCGCACGGCATAGAAGTGCGCCGTGGCGACCGCTGTTTTCGCCTGCACGACAAGGTCATGCAGATACGCAACAACTACGACAAGGACGTTTTTAACGGCGATATGGGGCGTATCAGCTTTATGGACGTGCGAGAGCGTACCCTCAGCATCACCTTTGACGAACGGGTTGTGCCCTACGACTTCGACGAGCTGGACGAAATAGCGCCCGCCTACGCCATCTCCATCCACAAATCTCAGGGCTCGGAATACCCCGCTGTGGTCATTCCCGTCATGATGCAGCACTACGTGCTTTTGCAGCGCAATCTCATCTACACAGGCGTTACGCGCGGCAAAAAACTGGTTATTCTCGTGGGCGAATCGCGCGCCCTGCACATGGCTGTAAAAAACAACAAGACCCGCAAGCGCTTCACCCGGCTGGCGCAACGCCTCGCACCCGTGGAATAG
- the aroC gene encoding chorismate synthase: MAGNTFGQALRLTTFGESHGVGLGGVIDGCPAGLHLTEADIQAELDRRKPGQGPTATKRKESDTVRLLSGVYEGLTTGTSIAFYIANEDQRSHDYGNLAEVFRPGHADWGYFQKYNGIRDHRGGGRSSGRETAARVAGGVIARKILERRGVKIMAACVELGGTAVQDWAALDLDNARNRPYCAATEAMPQLWDQVVLAARKAGDTLGGIVRIEARNVPAGLGEPVFDKLEAVLAHAIMSIGAVKGFSVGEGFGAAKLRGSQNNDPLLPADPAQPGKATFASNHAGGILGGISSGQTIVMHAAVKPIASIAVTQQTVDKEGNAASVLIGGRHDLAAIPRVVPVLEAMTALALADALLLQQRMGLGL, from the coding sequence ATGGCTGGTAATACATTCGGACAGGCTCTGCGACTCACAACATTCGGCGAATCCCATGGCGTGGGCCTTGGCGGCGTTATAGACGGCTGCCCTGCGGGCCTGCACCTCACAGAGGCCGACATCCAGGCCGAGCTCGACCGCCGCAAACCCGGTCAGGGGCCTACCGCCACCAAGCGCAAGGAATCTGATACCGTCCGCCTGCTTTCCGGCGTGTACGAAGGCCTAACTACCGGCACTTCCATTGCCTTTTATATTGCCAACGAAGACCAGCGCTCGCACGACTACGGCAACCTGGCCGAAGTTTTTCGCCCCGGCCATGCGGACTGGGGATATTTTCAGAAGTACAACGGCATACGCGACCACCGTGGCGGCGGACGTTCTTCGGGGCGCGAAACCGCAGCCCGCGTTGCTGGGGGCGTTATTGCCCGCAAGATTCTTGAACGCCGCGGCGTAAAGATCATGGCGGCCTGTGTGGAACTGGGCGGCACCGCCGTACAGGATTGGGCGGCCCTTGATCTGGACAACGCCCGCAACCGCCCCTACTGCGCCGCCACCGAGGCCATGCCCCAGCTGTGGGATCAGGTGGTGCTGGCAGCCCGCAAGGCTGGCGATACCCTGGGCGGCATTGTGCGCATCGAGGCCCGCAACGTACCCGCGGGTCTTGGCGAGCCCGTGTTCGACAAGCTTGAGGCTGTGCTGGCCCATGCAATCATGAGCATAGGCGCGGTCAAGGGATTCTCTGTTGGTGAAGGCTTTGGCGCGGCCAAACTGCGCGGCTCGCAGAACAACGACCCCTTGCTGCCCGCCGACCCGGCCCAGCCCGGCAAGGCCACCTTTGCCTCAAACCATGCGGGCGGTATTCTTGGCGGTATTTCCAGCGGCCAGACCATTGTCATGCACGCTGCCGTCAAACCCATTGCCTCCATTGCCGTCACCCAGCAAACCGTTGACAAGGAAGGCAACGCCGCATCGGTCCTCATTGGCGGACGGCATGATCTTGCGGCCATCCCGCGTGTGGTGCCTGTGCTTGAGGCCATGACCGCCCTGGCACTGGCCGATGCCCTGCTGCTGCAGCAACGCATGGGACTTGGCCTGTGA
- a CDS encoding CatA-like O-acetyltransferase, with protein sequence MKYLDDSWDRNEHFSFFQSRKNPCFSVSFSANVTSLCALKKQNGFRFTDCIYFAAMLAANGVAGFRQRIVSLRPVEFESIDAAFTYIPKGRALHCNCVAKFDSKFSSFSSNISAARAIADQNPTLCPEGGDVQSLIYFSCVPEIPILSATNPWGDPWVDSVPRFLFGKIDPSGNITVSIEALHSFIDGIHLAEFYKLFTQILDSPQEYFD encoded by the coding sequence ATGAAATACCTTGATGACTCATGGGATAGAAATGAACACTTCAGCTTTTTTCAGTCACGGAAAAATCCGTGCTTCAGTGTTTCTTTTTCGGCAAATGTAACCAGTTTATGTGCATTAAAAAAGCAGAATGGCTTTCGGTTTACTGACTGTATCTATTTTGCCGCCATGCTCGCCGCCAATGGAGTTGCCGGCTTTAGGCAGCGGATAGTTAGTCTGCGCCCGGTAGAATTTGAAAGCATTGACGCCGCGTTTACCTACATCCCCAAGGGCAGGGCATTACACTGCAATTGCGTTGCAAAATTTGACAGTAAATTTTCGTCTTTCAGCAGCAACATCAGTGCCGCCCGGGCCATTGCCGACCAGAATCCAACCCTTTGTCCCGAGGGCGGCGATGTACAGAGCCTGATCTACTTTAGCTGCGTGCCAGAGATACCCATACTGTCAGCAACCAACCCCTGGGGCGACCCCTGGGTTGACAGTGTGCCCAGATTTCTTTTTGGCAAAATTGACCCTTCAGGAAACATCACCGTATCCATCGAAGCACTCCACAGTTTCATCGACGGCATTCACTTAGCCGAATTTTATAAACTTTTTACTCAAATCCTTGATTCTCCCCAAGAATATTTCGATTAA
- the ribB gene encoding 3,4-dihydroxy-2-butanone-4-phosphate synthase, with translation MHQSSLSLSSFGTSEERVRAALASLSKGGGVCVVDDENRENEGDLIFSAQHLTVPQMAMLIRHCSGIVCLCLTDDHVQRLELPMMTEHNTNTQGTAFTVTIEAATGVTTGVSAADRVATIRAAAAPNAQPADLRRPGHVFPLRARPGGVLERRGHTEATVDLMRMAGLEPCGVLCELTMDDGDMARLPEVASFARAHNMPLCSVEDIAAWRLAMGDLHLAASA, from the coding sequence ATGCATCAGTCCTCATTGTCCCTATCGTCTTTCGGCACCTCTGAAGAACGCGTGCGCGCTGCTCTTGCCTCGTTGAGCAAGGGCGGCGGTGTTTGCGTTGTGGATGACGAAAACCGGGAAAACGAAGGCGATCTGATTTTCAGCGCCCAGCACCTTACCGTGCCGCAGATGGCCATGCTGATTCGCCATTGCAGCGGTATTGTCTGCCTGTGCCTCACCGATGACCATGTGCAGCGCCTTGAACTGCCCATGATGACCGAGCACAATACCAATACGCAGGGCACCGCCTTTACCGTGACCATTGAAGCGGCCACGGGTGTCACCACCGGTGTATCTGCTGCTGACCGTGTGGCTACCATCAGGGCCGCAGCTGCGCCCAACGCCCAGCCCGCCGATCTGCGCCGGCCCGGCCATGTGTTCCCGCTGCGTGCGCGCCCCGGCGGCGTGCTCGAACGTCGGGGCCACACAGAGGCTACCGTTGACCTCATGCGCATGGCGGGCCTTGAGCCCTGCGGCGTGCTGTGTGAACTGACCATGGATGACGGCGATATGGCCCGCCTGCCCGAGGTCGCCAGCTTTGCCCGCGCCCACAACATGCCCTTGTGCAGTGTGGAAGACATTGCGGCGTGGAGGCTGGCCATGGGGGATCTGCATCTCGCCGCCAGTGCCTAG